The Fusobacterium sp. IOR10 genome segment TAAATAAAAAAATTCCTCTAGCCTAAGCTAGAGGAATAAAAGATTTATTTATTAGCGTTCATTTTTTTCAATTCTTCACCTAATAGAGCAGAGATTTTATTTGCATCTCCTACTATTCCTAAATCTGCTATCTCAAATATTGCAGCTCCTTCATCTTTATTTATAGCAACTATAAATTCAGATTCTTCCATCCCTGCAACGTGTTGGATTGCTCCTGAAATACCACAAGCAAAATAAATGTCTGGTCTTACTGTTTTACCTGTTTGACCAACTTGTCTATCATGTTCTATGTATCCTGCATCTACAGCAGCTCTAGAAGCTGAAACTGTTGCACCTATTTCTTGAGCAAAAGCTTCTAAGTTTTTAAAGTTTTCAGCTGAACCTATTCCTCTTCCACCAGATACTAATATACTAGCTTCTGAAATATCAACTTTATTTTTAGCTTCCTTAACTACTTCTAATACTTTAACTTTTAATTTTGATTTATCTAAATTAAATTCGAATTTTTCAATATCTCCTTTTTTAGATTCATCTCTATCTAATTTTTGCATAACCCCTGGTCTTACTGTTGACATTTGAGGTC includes the following:
- a CDS encoding electron transfer flavoprotein subunit alpha/FixB family protein; protein product: MNLSDYKGILVFAEQRDGQLQKVGIELIGKAKELAEKLNVPVTAALMGSGIEGLAKELVAYGADKVLVVDKPELKIYSTEAYAQAFKAIIDAKKPEIVLFGATTLGRDLAPRVSSRMACGLTADCTKLEISDDEFKRLEMTRPAFGGNLMATIISPNHRPQMSTVRPGVMQKLDRDESKKGDIEKFEFNLDKSKLKVKVLEVVKEAKNKVDISEASILVSGGRGIGSAENFKNLEAFAQEIGATVSASRAAVDAGYIEHDRQVGQTGKTVRPDIYFACGISGAIQHVAGMEESEFIVAINKDEGAAIFEIADLGIVGDANKISALLGEELKKMNANK